A part of Vicinamibacterales bacterium genomic DNA contains:
- a CDS encoding HEAT repeat domain-containing protein, which yields MRYRAWAVCVSLAASACATAPPKPPAAPSITAEQKMSWMLRLEDQRILRAPAPPPPPPVVTPPPRRSRNAPPPVAAPLPDLATLVADTDPRIRRRAALAVGRVGLPEGGALLQPLLKDTDPDVRQMAAFALGLLADKSAIPALTAALQDPEPRVRGRAAEALGLIGDTGSAAAVGDMVSAYVKAGAIAALSPDDERWPVTPEADAVRLGLFALVRQKAFEPLTAAIVDGSGRVSGWWPVAYALQRIGDPRAVPALKQLIATPGRYTRAFAARGLGAYRDVSSVPALRAMIDEARGDVGVTVSAVRALAQIGAPDGAQAILALLSAERVDPNLRLEAVAALGTLKSADALPYILDLVTDDWPTLRAAAIRAAAAIDPEGLPTLLSGMEPDPHWIVRAAIADVLGSLPGELAILRLRPMLEDQDKRVVAPVIDSLVRVKAPGLDAVLMTHLKNPDPGVRSAAARAIGRLRPAGGAAALRDAYRASQDPALSDARLAALEALVRYGAGEALETVKSALADSDWALRLRAAALLRELDPSAETAQAIRPVPGSPIVRYDAPELLSPAVSPHAFIETAKGTIEIELAVLDAPQTVQNFIALARRNYFNGLQVHRVVPHFVVQDGDPRGDGSGGPGYSIRDELNDRPFIRGTIGMALSGPDTGGSQYFIAHAPSPHLDAKYTVFGHVVNGLDVVDRIQQLDVIERVRIWDGKELK from the coding sequence ATGAGATATCGCGCCTGGGCGGTATGCGTGTCGCTGGCGGCGAGCGCCTGCGCCACGGCGCCGCCGAAGCCCCCTGCCGCGCCGTCGATCACTGCCGAACAGAAGATGAGCTGGATGCTGCGTCTCGAGGATCAGCGCATCCTTCGCGCGCCCGCGCCGCCGCCGCCGCCGCCCGTCGTCACACCGCCGCCCAGGCGGTCACGCAACGCGCCGCCGCCGGTCGCCGCGCCGCTCCCGGATCTGGCGACGCTGGTCGCGGACACCGATCCGCGCATCCGCCGCCGCGCCGCGCTCGCCGTCGGACGCGTCGGGCTGCCCGAGGGAGGGGCGCTGCTGCAGCCGCTGCTGAAGGACACCGATCCGGACGTCCGGCAGATGGCCGCGTTCGCGCTCGGGCTGCTGGCGGACAAGAGCGCGATCCCGGCGCTCACCGCTGCGCTCCAGGATCCCGAGCCGCGCGTGCGCGGCCGCGCCGCGGAAGCGCTCGGGCTCATCGGCGACACGGGCTCCGCCGCGGCGGTGGGCGACATGGTGTCGGCCTACGTCAAGGCCGGCGCGATCGCCGCGCTGTCGCCCGACGACGAGCGATGGCCGGTGACCCCGGAAGCGGACGCGGTGCGGCTCGGGCTGTTCGCGCTCGTCCGCCAGAAAGCCTTCGAACCGCTCACTGCCGCCATCGTCGACGGCTCCGGCCGCGTGTCGGGGTGGTGGCCGGTGGCGTATGCCCTGCAGCGCATCGGCGATCCGCGCGCGGTGCCGGCGCTGAAGCAGCTCATCGCCACGCCGGGGCGCTACACGCGGGCGTTCGCCGCGCGCGGTCTCGGCGCGTACCGCGACGTCTCGTCCGTGCCGGCGCTGCGCGCGATGATCGACGAGGCCCGCGGCGACGTCGGCGTCACCGTGTCGGCGGTCCGCGCGCTGGCGCAGATCGGCGCGCCGGACGGGGCCCAGGCCATCCTCGCGCTGCTGAGCGCCGAGCGCGTGGATCCGAACCTGCGTCTGGAAGCGGTGGCCGCGCTCGGAACGCTGAAGAGCGCCGACGCGCTGCCTTACATTCTCGATCTGGTGACGGACGACTGGCCGACGCTGCGCGCCGCGGCGATTCGCGCGGCGGCCGCGATCGATCCGGAGGGGCTGCCGACGCTGCTGTCCGGCATGGAGCCGGATCCGCACTGGATCGTCCGCGCCGCGATCGCCGACGTGCTCGGCTCGCTGCCCGGCGAGCTGGCGATCCTGCGGCTTCGGCCGATGCTCGAGGACCAGGACAAGCGCGTCGTCGCACCGGTGATCGACAGCCTCGTGCGCGTGAAGGCGCCGGGCCTCGACGCCGTGCTGATGACGCATCTGAAGAATCCCGACCCGGGCGTCCGGAGCGCGGCGGCGCGGGCGATCGGGCGGCTGCGGCCCGCCGGCGGAGCGGCGGCGCTTCGCGACGCCTATCGCGCGTCGCAGGATCCGGCGCTGTCCGACGCGCGGCTGGCCGCGCTCGAGGCGCTGGTCCGGTACGGTGCAGGTGAGGCGCTGGAGACGGTGAAGTCGGCGCTGGCCGATTCGGACTGGGCGCTGCGGCTGCGCGCGGCGGCGCTGCTGCGCGAGCTGGATCCGTCAGCCGAGACGGCGCAGGCGATCCGGCCGGTGCCGGGCTCGCCGATCGTGCGCTACGACGCGCCCGAGCTGCTGTCGCCGGCGGTGTCGCCGCACGCGTTCATCGAGACCGCGAAGGGCACGATCGAGATCGAGCTGGCGGTGCTCGACGCGCCGCAGACGGTACAGAACTTCATCGCCCTCGCGAGGCGCAACTACTTCAACGGCCTGCAGGTGCATCGCGTGGTGCCGCACTTCGTCGTCCAGGACGGCGACCCGCGGGGCGACGGGTCGGGCGGGCCGGGGTACTCGATTCGCGACGAGCTGAACGATCGGCCGTTCATCCGCGGGACCATCGGGATGGCGCTGTCGGGGCCGGACACCGGCGGCAGCCAGTATTTCATCGCGCACGCGCCGTCGCCGCACCTCGACGCCAAGTACACGGTCTTCGGCCACGTCGTCAACGGTCTGGACGTCGTCGATCGGATTCAGCAGCTGGATGTGATCGAGCGGGTGCGGATCTGGGATGGGAA
- the menC gene encoding o-succinylbenzoate synthase, whose translation MRIERLHLRLIRLPLVAFFETSFGRVYDKTFILVTLEGEGLQGLGECVADVDPYYSAETNTTAWHVIKDFLAPLVLGRAFRDPRHVFPAMARVRGHNMAKAAVEMAAWDLAARRQNLPLSQLLGGTRTAIPSGVSVGIQDSLEQLAAKVEQELAAGYRRIKIKIKPGWDVSAVEAIRQRFGAVKLMVDANAAYTLGDAAHLAALDRFDLMMIEQPLEYDDIRDHAELQRRIATPVCLDESIHSLRAAEDALALRACRIINIKPGRLGGHRESIRVHDLCAGQGIPVWHGGMLESGIGRAHNIHLASLPNFTMPGDIAASRRYFAPDLIEPGIDVSADGMVAVPAAPGIGVNVDWDRVSAATVETYDVRA comes from the coding sequence ATGCGCATCGAACGTCTCCACCTGCGGTTGATCCGCCTGCCGCTGGTGGCGTTCTTCGAGACCAGCTTCGGCCGCGTCTACGACAAGACGTTCATCCTGGTGACGCTCGAAGGGGAAGGGCTGCAGGGACTCGGCGAGTGCGTCGCGGACGTCGATCCGTATTACAGCGCCGAGACCAACACCACCGCGTGGCACGTCATCAAGGACTTCCTCGCGCCGCTGGTGCTCGGCCGCGCGTTCAGGGATCCGCGCCACGTGTTCCCGGCGATGGCGCGCGTGCGGGGGCACAACATGGCCAAGGCCGCCGTCGAGATGGCGGCGTGGGATCTGGCGGCCCGGCGCCAGAATCTGCCGCTCTCCCAGCTGCTCGGGGGCACGCGCACCGCGATCCCGTCCGGCGTCTCGGTCGGCATCCAGGACTCGCTCGAGCAGCTTGCCGCCAAGGTGGAACAGGAGCTGGCGGCGGGGTACCGCCGCATCAAGATCAAGATCAAGCCGGGCTGGGACGTGTCGGCGGTCGAAGCGATCAGGCAGCGGTTCGGCGCCGTCAAGCTGATGGTCGACGCCAACGCGGCCTACACGCTCGGCGACGCCGCCCATCTCGCGGCGCTCGATCGCTTCGACCTGATGATGATCGAGCAGCCGCTCGAGTACGATGACATCCGCGATCACGCGGAGCTGCAGCGCCGCATCGCCACGCCGGTCTGCCTCGACGAATCGATCCACTCGCTGCGCGCCGCCGAGGACGCCCTCGCGCTGCGCGCCTGCCGGATCATCAACATCAAGCCGGGACGGCTGGGCGGGCACCGCGAGTCGATCCGCGTCCACGATCTGTGCGCCGGGCAGGGCATTCCGGTCTGGCACGGCGGGATGCTCGAGAGCGGCATCGGCCGGGCGCACAACATCCACCTCGCGTCGCTGCCGAACTTCACGATGCCCGGCGACATCGCCGCGAGCCGGCGCTACTTCGCTCCGGATCTGATCGAGCCCGGCATCGACGTCAGCGCAGACGGAATGGTGGCGGTGCCGGCGGCGCCGGGGATCGGCGTGAACGTCGACTGGGATCGCGTGAGTGCGGCAACCGTCGAGACCTACGACGTACGAGCCTGA
- a CDS encoding deoxynucleoside kinase, which translates to MEFRHIAIEGPLAVGKSTLADRLGARLDAAMVLDDAENPFLADFYAGRAGAAFQAQLFFTLARHRQQTSLRQSDLFSQTTVADYLFERDKIYAYLNLDDNELFIYQRLYELLAPDVPAPDLVIYLQTPTDLLRKRVKERARANPEAPSPDDEYVRELNEAYNHFFFHYNATPLLVVETSQFDAKWGDAALDDLIKQLRGLGRGTRYYVPRTR; encoded by the coding sequence GTGGAGTTCCGCCACATCGCGATCGAAGGGCCGCTCGCCGTCGGCAAGTCCACGCTCGCCGACCGGCTCGGCGCGCGGCTCGACGCGGCGATGGTGCTCGACGACGCGGAGAATCCGTTTCTCGCCGACTTCTACGCCGGCCGGGCCGGCGCGGCGTTCCAGGCGCAGCTGTTCTTCACGCTGGCGCGCCACCGCCAGCAGACGTCGCTGCGGCAGAGCGATCTCTTCAGCCAGACGACCGTCGCCGACTATCTGTTCGAGCGCGACAAGATCTACGCCTACCTGAATCTCGACGACAACGAGCTGTTCATCTATCAGCGCCTCTACGAGCTGCTCGCGCCGGACGTCCCGGCGCCGGATCTCGTCATCTACCTCCAGACCCCGACCGACCTGCTGCGCAAACGCGTGAAGGAGCGGGCGCGCGCCAACCCGGAGGCGCCCTCGCCCGACGACGAGTACGTGCGCGAGCTGAACGAGGCCTACAATCATTTCTTCTTTCACTACAACGCCACGCCGCTGCTGGTGGTCGAGACCTCGCAATTCGACGCGAAATGGGGGGACGCGGCGCTGGACGACCTGATCAAACAGCTCCGCGGCCTGGGGCGGGGGACGCGCTACTACGTGCCGCGGACGAGGTAA
- the accD gene encoding acetyl-CoA carboxylase, carboxyltransferase subunit beta, whose translation MAWFKKVRKPIEPQANKESRVPEGLWVKCPSCSEVIYNKDLVATLNVCPKCAHHFRIGALDRLRMLFDGEWQEFDASLQSTDPLKFVDTKPYQKRLAATIASTGMKDAVVCAIGRIEGIETSVAAMEYTFIGGSMGVVVGEKITRAIERAIERKLPVVIVSSSGGARMMEGALSLMQMAKISGALARLDRARLPYISVLTDPTTGGVTASFAMLGDLNVAEPKALIGFAGPRVIEQTIRQKLPEGFQRSEFLLERGMLDLVVDRRELKAAIARALRFGLPADGPARRIAAPAAAPVAVSPQQ comes from the coding sequence ATGGCCTGGTTCAAGAAGGTCCGCAAGCCCATAGAGCCCCAGGCAAACAAGGAAAGCCGGGTTCCCGAGGGGCTGTGGGTCAAGTGTCCGTCGTGCAGCGAGGTGATCTACAACAAGGATCTCGTGGCCACGCTCAACGTGTGCCCGAAATGCGCGCATCATTTCCGGATCGGCGCGCTCGACCGGCTGCGGATGCTGTTCGACGGCGAGTGGCAGGAGTTCGACGCCAGCCTGCAGTCCACCGATCCGTTGAAATTCGTCGACACCAAGCCCTATCAGAAGCGGCTCGCCGCGACGATCGCCTCGACCGGCATGAAGGACGCCGTGGTCTGCGCGATCGGACGGATTGAGGGCATCGAGACCTCGGTCGCCGCCATGGAGTACACCTTCATCGGCGGCAGCATGGGCGTCGTCGTCGGCGAGAAGATCACCCGCGCCATCGAGCGGGCGATCGAGCGCAAGCTGCCGGTCGTCATCGTCTCGTCATCCGGGGGCGCGCGGATGATGGAGGGGGCGCTGTCGCTGATGCAGATGGCGAAGATCAGCGGCGCGCTGGCGCGGCTGGACCGGGCGCGCCTGCCGTACATCTCGGTGCTCACCGATCCGACGACCGGCGGCGTGACCGCGAGCTTCGCGATGCTCGGGGATCTCAACGTCGCCGAGCCGAAGGCGCTGATCGGCTTTGCCGGACCGCGCGTCATCGAACAGACCATCCGCCAGAAGCTGCCGGAGGGCTTCCAGCGCAGCGAGTTCCTGCTGGAGCGCGGCATGCTCGACCTCGTGGTCGATCGCCGCGAACTGAAGGCGGCCATCGCGCGGGCGCTGCGCTTCGGACTGCCGGCGGACGGTCCGGCGCGGCGGATCGCCGCGCCAGCCGCGGCACCGGTCGCGGTCTCGCCGCAGCAGTGA
- a CDS encoding folylpolyglutamate synthase/dihydrofolate synthase family protein: MTPTPGAYGPGVEFLFGLERFGMKFGLANIARLCEALGHPERTFPSIIVAGTNGKGSVTAMVDAALRAAGHRSARYTSPHLERIEERFVVDGHEVAPEALESAALRVQRAAQDLVASGAFEAPPTFFECTTAAAFVLFRDAQVDVAILEVGLGGRLDATNVVTPVAAAIVSIDFDHQAQLGTTLASIAAEKAGVIKPGIPVVCGPLPPEAMTVIERVCREQHARLIRTDMSPDLAARVAALPLALAGRHQRANAAVAMALLEALDAAASPRLRVGADAVRTGLTTVSWPGRLERFAIGGCSILLDAAHNAAGARALAAYVREIAPDGVTLVFGAMQDKAIDEMLDALAPAAAAIVCTTAPSPRAAPAAELARRAAAPGRRVEIAEDPMSAVREACASKRMVVVAGSIFLIGPVRARLARGILR; the protein is encoded by the coding sequence GTGACGCCGACGCCCGGCGCATACGGGCCCGGCGTCGAGTTCCTCTTCGGCCTCGAACGCTTCGGCATGAAGTTCGGCCTCGCGAACATCGCGAGGTTATGCGAGGCGCTCGGCCACCCCGAACGGACCTTCCCTTCGATCATCGTCGCCGGGACCAACGGCAAGGGATCGGTGACGGCAATGGTCGACGCCGCGCTTCGCGCCGCGGGGCATCGCAGCGCCCGGTACACGTCGCCGCATCTGGAGCGCATCGAGGAGCGCTTCGTCGTCGACGGGCACGAGGTCGCCCCCGAGGCGCTCGAGTCGGCGGCGCTGCGCGTGCAGCGCGCGGCGCAGGACCTGGTCGCCTCAGGAGCGTTCGAGGCGCCGCCCACCTTCTTCGAGTGCACGACCGCCGCCGCCTTCGTCCTCTTCCGCGATGCCCAGGTGGACGTCGCCATCCTCGAAGTGGGGCTTGGCGGACGCCTGGATGCCACCAACGTCGTCACGCCCGTCGCCGCCGCGATCGTCTCGATCGACTTCGACCACCAGGCCCAGCTCGGCACGACGCTCGCCTCGATCGCCGCCGAGAAGGCCGGCGTCATCAAGCCAGGTATTCCCGTGGTGTGCGGGCCGCTGCCGCCGGAGGCGATGACGGTGATCGAGCGCGTCTGCCGCGAACAGCACGCGCGGCTGATCCGGACCGACATGAGCCCCGACCTGGCGGCGCGCGTCGCCGCGCTGCCGCTCGCGCTCGCCGGCCGCCATCAGCGAGCGAATGCGGCGGTCGCGATGGCGCTGCTCGAGGCGCTGGACGCGGCTGCATCGCCCCGGCTCCGCGTGGGTGCCGACGCGGTGCGGACCGGACTGACCACGGTGTCGTGGCCGGGACGCCTGGAGCGCTTCGCGATCGGCGGGTGCTCCATCCTGCTGGACGCGGCGCACAACGCCGCGGGGGCGCGCGCGCTCGCCGCGTACGTCCGCGAGATCGCGCCGGATGGCGTGACGCTGGTGTTCGGCGCCATGCAGGACAAGGCGATCGACGAGATGCTCGACGCGCTCGCGCCGGCGGCTGCCGCCATCGTCTGCACCACCGCGCCGAGTCCACGTGCCGCCCCGGCGGCGGAGCTGGCGCGGCGCGCGGCCGCGCCGGGACGCCGCGTCGAGATCGCGGAGGACCCGATGTCGGCCGTGCGGGAGGCGTGCGCGTCGAAACGGATGGTGGTCGTGGCGGGCTCGATCTTCCTCATCGGGCCGGTCCGCGCCCGGCTCGCACGTGGTATTCTTCGCTGA
- a CDS encoding putative LPS assembly protein LptD codes for MLRTSLLVLLALAAGVLPARAQGGAPSHGCSAKWSVVSDVANNFANQNHYILLRNVQVECNDVQLFADEAEVFRDADRVRASGNVVFVSGTSRISAERMEFNTRTKTGTFFVASGIANLENRGIERSLFGTQEPDAYFWGDTIEKLGPKTYRITRGGFTTCVQPTPRWEMVAGTVTLTLEKRAVLTNMVLKVKDVPVFYLPAMYYPINKEDRATGFLIPIYGNSDIKGQTLNNAFFWAISRSQDATLYHSFYSKTGQSFGGEYRYVQSGASNGNFQTTVVREHEATYRQASGTNQTFPGIDSYSVTGTVLQALPANLRLTGTANYFSSLIAQQRYQQDIFAATNRTRNFGVNVAGNWGANSVSGTVDRNETFTNDTNSTVTGSLPRINYTRSEKRIAALPLYVGAASEYVELVRTGRTPTGETPLGLRRLDLVPRVRFPFTKLQYLTFNSSLTFHQTFWSESLDESRKRVPEGIQRRYFDLTSSITGPVFTKIFNTPGRSYAQKWKHVIEPNLTISRKTAIANYDRIEKLEGTDFVRGGTTNYTYSLANRLYAKKESAREILNVGIQQTYYTDDRAAQVDFNYLSTQGLLPPSNFSPIALQVRVSPTTVTDATIRSEYDTNTSSLRAISANGGVVAGWALVNAGWSVNKSVPTRVDEDPVTLSHYLNATTVIRKPGNAFGGSYAFNFDMRTKAFLNQSIVAHYNTQCCGIAVEYQKFNFGTRAGQVGVPRDHRFNLSFTLAGIGTFSDLFGAFGGKQGR; via the coding sequence ATGCTCCGCACTAGTCTTCTCGTCCTGCTCGCGCTCGCTGCGGGCGTGCTCCCGGCGCGCGCGCAAGGCGGAGCGCCGAGCCACGGCTGCAGCGCGAAATGGAGCGTCGTCAGCGACGTCGCCAACAATTTCGCGAACCAGAATCACTACATCCTGCTGCGAAACGTTCAGGTGGAATGCAACGACGTCCAGCTCTTCGCAGACGAGGCGGAAGTCTTCCGCGACGCCGATCGCGTTCGCGCATCCGGCAACGTCGTCTTCGTGTCCGGGACCAGCCGGATCTCCGCCGAGCGGATGGAGTTCAACACCCGCACCAAGACGGGGACGTTCTTCGTCGCGTCAGGGATCGCCAATCTCGAGAACCGGGGCATCGAGCGCAGCCTGTTCGGCACGCAGGAGCCGGACGCGTATTTCTGGGGCGACACGATCGAAAAGCTCGGTCCCAAGACCTACCGGATCACCCGCGGCGGCTTCACCACCTGCGTGCAGCCGACGCCGCGCTGGGAGATGGTGGCGGGCACGGTGACGCTGACGCTCGAAAAGCGCGCGGTGCTGACCAACATGGTGCTGAAGGTCAAGGACGTGCCGGTCTTCTATCTGCCGGCGATGTACTACCCGATCAACAAGGAAGATCGCGCGACCGGGTTCCTGATCCCCATCTACGGCAACTCCGACATCAAGGGACAGACGCTGAACAACGCGTTCTTCTGGGCGATCAGCCGCAGCCAGGACGCGACGCTCTATCACAGCTTTTACTCCAAGACCGGCCAGAGCTTCGGCGGCGAGTACCGCTACGTGCAGTCCGGCGCGTCGAACGGCAACTTCCAGACGACCGTCGTCCGCGAGCACGAGGCGACCTACCGGCAGGCGAGCGGCACCAACCAGACGTTCCCGGGCATCGACAGCTACAGCGTCACCGGCACCGTGCTGCAGGCGCTGCCTGCCAACCTCCGCCTGACCGGCACCGCGAATTACTTCTCCAGCCTGATCGCGCAGCAGCGCTATCAGCAGGACATCTTCGCCGCCACCAACCGGACGCGGAACTTCGGCGTGAACGTCGCCGGCAACTGGGGCGCCAACAGCGTCAGCGGCACGGTGGATCGCAACGAGACGTTCACCAACGACACCAACTCGACGGTCACCGGTTCGCTGCCGCGGATCAACTACACGCGCTCGGAGAAGCGCATCGCCGCGCTGCCGCTCTACGTCGGCGCCGCCAGCGAGTACGTGGAGCTGGTGCGCACCGGCCGCACGCCCACCGGCGAGACGCCGCTCGGGCTGCGGCGGCTCGATCTCGTGCCGCGCGTGCGCTTTCCCTTCACGAAGCTGCAGTACCTGACGTTCAACTCGTCGCTCACCTTCCACCAGACCTTCTGGTCGGAAAGCCTCGACGAGAGCCGGAAGCGCGTTCCCGAGGGCATCCAGCGGCGTTATTTCGATCTCACGTCGTCCATCACCGGGCCGGTGTTCACCAAGATCTTCAACACCCCCGGCCGCAGCTACGCGCAGAAGTGGAAGCACGTGATCGAGCCGAACCTGACGATCTCGCGCAAGACGGCGATCGCCAACTACGACCGCATCGAGAAGCTCGAGGGGACCGACTTCGTGCGCGGCGGCACCACCAACTACACCTACTCCCTCGCCAACCGCCTCTATGCGAAGAAGGAGAGCGCGCGCGAGATCCTGAACGTCGGCATCCAGCAGACGTATTACACCGACGACCGCGCCGCGCAGGTCGACTTCAACTACCTGAGCACGCAGGGACTGCTGCCGCCGAGCAACTTCTCGCCGATCGCGCTGCAGGTGCGGGTGAGCCCGACGACGGTGACGGATGCGACGATCCGATCCGAGTACGACACCAATACCAGCTCGCTGCGTGCCATCAGCGCCAACGGCGGGGTCGTCGCCGGCTGGGCGCTGGTGAACGCCGGCTGGAGCGTGAACAAATCGGTGCCGACCCGCGTCGACGAGGATCCGGTGACGCTGTCGCACTATCTCAATGCGACGACGGTCATCCGCAAGCCGGGGAACGCGTTCGGCGGAAGCTACGCCTTCAACTTCGACATGCGCACCAAGGCCTTCCTGAACCAGAGCATCGTCGCGCACTACAACACCCAGTGCTGCGGCATCGCGGTCGAATATCAGAAGTTCAACTTCGGCACCCGCGCCGGCCAGGTGGGCGTCCCTCGCGACCATCGCTTCAATCTGTCGTTCACGCTCGCCGGCATCGGTACGTTCTCCGATCTGTTCGGCGCCTTCGGCGGAAAGCAGGGACGGTGA
- a CDS encoding glucose-1-phosphate thymidylyltransferase, with product MKGLILSGGKGTRLRPLTYTSAKQLVPIANKPVLFYGIEALAAAGIREIGIVVGDTEAEIRAAVGDGSRWGVKVTYIPQDAPRGLAHAVLISEPFIGREPFVMYLGDNLLNKGITAFTEEFIREAPAAQILLTHVPDPQMFGVAELVDGRVVRLVEKPKEPKSDLALVGVYMFSPAVFDSVKRIKPSFRNELEITDAIQDLIDRGLEVRPHLVDGWWKDTGKLEDMLEANRLILDTIQRRLEGTIDAESRVEGKVVIEPGAVIERSVIRGPVVVGADARIVHAYVGPFTSIGPRAEIRASEIEHSIVLEGSVISDLANRVEDSLIGRNVKIHRMPVKPSAYRFMLGDNSEVGIRW from the coding sequence ATGAAAGGACTCATTCTCAGCGGCGGGAAGGGGACGCGGCTGCGCCCGCTGACCTACACGAGCGCCAAGCAGCTCGTGCCGATCGCCAACAAGCCCGTTCTCTTCTACGGCATCGAGGCACTTGCCGCCGCCGGCATCCGCGAGATCGGCATTGTCGTCGGCGACACCGAGGCGGAGATCCGCGCCGCCGTCGGCGACGGCTCCCGCTGGGGCGTGAAGGTCACCTACATCCCGCAGGATGCGCCGCGCGGGCTGGCGCACGCCGTGCTGATCAGCGAGCCGTTCATCGGCCGCGAGCCCTTCGTGATGTATCTGGGCGACAACCTGCTGAACAAAGGGATCACGGCGTTCACCGAAGAGTTCATCCGCGAGGCGCCGGCAGCGCAGATTCTCCTCACCCACGTCCCCGATCCGCAGATGTTCGGCGTCGCCGAGCTGGTCGACGGCCGGGTCGTCCGCCTGGTCGAGAAACCGAAGGAGCCGAAGAGCGATCTCGCGCTGGTCGGCGTCTACATGTTCTCGCCCGCGGTCTTCGATTCGGTCAAGCGGATCAAGCCGAGCTTCCGCAACGAACTGGAAATCACTGACGCGATCCAGGACCTCATCGACCGCGGCCTCGAAGTCCGGCCGCATCTGGTCGACGGGTGGTGGAAGGACACCGGCAAGCTCGAGGACATGCTCGAAGCCAACCGCCTGATCCTCGATACCATTCAGCGGCGGCTCGAGGGCACCATCGACGCCGAGTCACGGGTCGAAGGCAAGGTGGTGATCGAGCCCGGCGCCGTGATCGAGCGCTCGGTGATTCGCGGCCCCGTCGTGGTCGGCGCCGACGCACGCATCGTCCACGCCTACGTCGGGCCGTTCACCTCGATCGGCCCCAGGGCGGAAATCCGCGCCTCCGAGATCGAGCACAGCATCGTCCTCGAGGGCAGCGTGATCAGCGACCTGGCGAACCGCGTCGAAGACAGCCTGATCGGCCGCAACGTCAAGATCCACCGGATGCCGGTGAAACCGTCGGCGTACCGGTTCATGCTCGGTGACAACTCCGAGGTCGGCATCCGTTGGTAG
- a CDS encoding dTDP-4-dehydrorhamnose 3,5-epimerase family protein produces MSVSLTIHGVKTRKLRVMPDERGWLMEILRADDAELFSKFGQVYVSATYPGVVKAWHFHKRQIDHFACVAGMVKLVLIDTRDESPTKGAVNEFFLGTHNPMLVQVPNLVYHGWKCISVEPSLVLNVPTEPYKYDDPDEYRLEPHGSLPYDWTRKDG; encoded by the coding sequence ATGAGCGTTTCCCTGACCATCCATGGCGTCAAGACCAGGAAGCTCCGCGTCATGCCGGACGAGCGCGGCTGGCTGATGGAGATCCTCCGCGCCGACGACGCCGAGCTGTTCTCGAAGTTCGGTCAGGTCTACGTGTCGGCCACCTACCCCGGGGTCGTCAAGGCCTGGCACTTTCACAAGCGGCAGATCGACCACTTCGCCTGCGTTGCCGGCATGGTGAAGCTCGTGCTGATCGACACCCGGGACGAGTCGCCGACCAAAGGGGCGGTGAACGAGTTCTTCCTCGGAACGCACAACCCCATGCTCGTGCAGGTGCCGAACCTGGTGTATCACGGCTGGAAATGCATCAGCGTGGAGCCATCGCTGGTGCTGAACGTGCCGACCGAGCCCTACAAGTACGACGATCCCGACGAGTACCGCCTCGAACCCCACGGCTCGCTGCCGTACGACTGGACGCGCAAGGATGGTTAA